In Paenibacillus guangzhouensis, a single window of DNA contains:
- a CDS encoding S-layer homology domain-containing protein, protein MMKEEIALVSKKHVISFLLTALLLTSIPVPAGAAAQPGLVLDASVKAAGDTVKLSGTSSYNEVVIKVVRPDGTVLYINVVHVTQGSFADAFTLPADAIVGEYTVVTGQGRDAELSSRSFTVKKKADGGDNGNTGHVGGSGGGQSQIGGSKPNPDAGLPAVKVTDTSISTEIPASALTMSKEMENGLAYAKVAVDQAALLKAFQALQAHSDAQEKAEIIEISVPREGNGSKVELPAAALKEGQSALPQAMLSIQSGASVLELPLQSLAVSQLEKSMHAQASMIKLVVAMQSKPDLLLEKERKAMTQRGMTLWNDPSSFVVTAVANGGQAAVDIGSKPVRQNMSFASKIDPRTSTVVAIDPKTQELRFVPAQFQPAADGGGTTVIFQGYASMEYMVISSRPTFGDTAGHWAQPSIEHLAAKQIVQGTSLHAFDPNGQVTRAEFTAILVRALSLPSTDQPASTAFRDVQVGDWFAGAVHTASQTGLIDGMPDGTFQPKALVTREQMAVMIERAMVHLDHKPTNGRIELTSRYKDAGQIGEWAKESMALLVAEKVMEGVRSDQLAPKMAATRAEAVTLMERVMQFAKLLED, encoded by the coding sequence ATGATGAAAGAGGAGATTGCCTTGGTAAGTAAGAAACACGTCATTTCCTTCCTCCTGACAGCTCTGCTGTTAACCTCTATTCCCGTTCCGGCGGGAGCTGCGGCTCAGCCTGGATTGGTGCTGGATGCTTCGGTGAAGGCTGCCGGGGATACAGTGAAGCTGTCCGGTACCTCGTCTTACAATGAGGTTGTTATAAAGGTCGTTCGTCCGGATGGAACGGTGCTATATATTAACGTGGTGCATGTCACGCAAGGGTCATTTGCTGATGCATTTACGTTGCCAGCAGATGCGATAGTGGGGGAATATACGGTGGTTACCGGGCAAGGACGCGATGCTGAGCTTTCCAGTCGTTCATTCACCGTGAAGAAGAAGGCGGATGGTGGCGACAACGGGAACACAGGACATGTCGGCGGAAGCGGGGGTGGGCAGAGCCAAATTGGCGGATCGAAGCCAAATCCGGATGCTGGACTGCCGGCCGTTAAGGTAACGGATACGTCGATCTCAACTGAAATCCCCGCCTCAGCGCTAACGATGTCTAAAGAGATGGAGAATGGACTTGCGTATGCGAAGGTCGCGGTGGATCAAGCGGCGCTGTTGAAGGCGTTTCAAGCGTTACAAGCTCATTCGGATGCCCAAGAGAAGGCGGAAATTATTGAAATTTCCGTCCCTCGTGAAGGCAACGGATCGAAGGTCGAGCTGCCTGCCGCGGCCTTGAAAGAGGGACAGAGTGCCTTGCCTCAAGCGATGCTATCAATCCAATCCGGCGCTTCCGTGCTGGAGCTTCCGCTCCAATCGCTGGCTGTATCACAGCTGGAGAAGTCTATGCATGCGCAAGCTTCGATGATCAAGCTCGTCGTAGCGATGCAATCGAAGCCGGACCTGCTCTTGGAGAAGGAACGGAAGGCGATGACGCAGCGAGGGATGACATTATGGAATGATCCGTCATCTTTTGTTGTGACGGCAGTGGCGAATGGGGGGCAGGCGGCAGTTGACATCGGTTCTAAACCGGTTCGACAGAACATGTCGTTCGCTTCGAAGATCGATCCGAGAACCTCAACGGTCGTAGCGATCGATCCGAAGACGCAGGAGCTGCGCTTCGTGCCTGCTCAATTCCAGCCCGCGGCTGACGGGGGCGGGACTACCGTGATCTTCCAAGGCTACGCGAGTATGGAATATATGGTTATTTCCTCTCGTCCGACCTTCGGAGATACGGCTGGCCATTGGGCGCAGCCATCAATTGAGCATTTGGCTGCGAAGCAAATTGTTCAAGGGACTTCCTTGCATGCATTTGATCCGAACGGTCAAGTGACGCGTGCGGAATTCACGGCGATTCTTGTAAGAGCCTTGAGCCTTCCATCGACAGATCAACCTGCTTCAACGGCATTCCGGGACGTTCAGGTTGGAGATTGGTTCGCGGGAGCCGTGCATACGGCCAGCCAAACTGGGCTGATTGACGGGATGCCTGACGGCACATTCCAGCCGAAAGCTCTAGTGACGCGCGAGCAGATGGCCGTCATGATTGAACGTGCGATGGTTCACTTGGATCACAAGCCTACAAATGGGCGCATCGAACTTACAAGCCGTTATAAAGATGCAGGACAGATTGGCGAATGGGCGAAAGAGTCGATGGCGCTGCTCGTAGCAGAGAAGGTGATGGAAGGTGTTCGTTCAGATCAATTGGCTCCGAAAATGGCGGCGACGCGCGCTGAAGCGGTAACGCTAATGGAACGTGTCATGCAATTTGCCAAGCTGTTGGAAGATTAG
- a CDS encoding multidrug effflux MFS transporter, with protein sequence MERKISTTSLFLFIVLVGFPQISETIYTPSLPDIADQFHASSNMIQLTLSIYFLGFALGVFCWGRLSDSIGRRPAMLWGIAVYGLGSLGCYLSGSVEWLLVSRLIQAFGASTGSVVTQTMLRESIDGAKRHAVFAQISAALAFTPAIGPLIGGWVDQSLGFRAVFLTLVVMSVGIFAYAFYALAETREASAITKISTVAVARRLLKDRRVWGYGFLIGATNGILFSYYAEAPFIFIGYFRIQPGVFGFLGIFVALSSIIGAMISRRMLARYSAVHIILLGCLVTTAGAACLTALVLWGISPSVIDMVLMIACIFILLLGIGMAIPNCLSLALVQYGDVSGTAGAIFGLAYYLLVSLITSGMSYLHSGSLMVMPVYFLVLAVGMVLVSKRIGRHEIR encoded by the coding sequence GTGGAAAGAAAAATCTCAACGACGTCGTTGTTCTTATTTATTGTTCTTGTGGGATTCCCACAAATTAGTGAAACCATTTATACACCATCGTTACCGGATATCGCGGATCAATTCCATGCCAGCAGCAACATGATCCAGCTCACGCTCAGCATTTATTTTCTAGGCTTTGCGCTTGGTGTCTTCTGCTGGGGGAGGTTATCCGATTCGATCGGTCGACGTCCTGCGATGCTCTGGGGAATTGCTGTCTATGGCTTGGGCAGTCTAGGTTGCTATTTGTCTGGTTCGGTCGAATGGCTGCTCGTCAGTCGATTGATTCAAGCCTTTGGCGCGAGTACAGGCTCCGTCGTGACACAGACGATGCTGCGCGAGAGTATCGATGGCGCGAAACGGCACGCCGTGTTCGCTCAAATCTCCGCCGCACTGGCCTTTACGCCGGCGATCGGCCCGCTGATTGGCGGATGGGTGGATCAATCCCTTGGCTTTCGAGCGGTGTTCCTCACCTTGGTGGTGATGAGTGTGGGCATCTTCGCCTATGCCTTCTACGCCTTAGCTGAGACGAGAGAAGCGTCAGCGATCACCAAGATCAGTACGGTTGCCGTGGCAAGGCGTTTACTGAAGGATCGTAGAGTCTGGGGATATGGTTTTCTCATTGGTGCGACGAATGGTATCCTGTTCAGCTATTACGCGGAAGCGCCCTTTATTTTTATCGGCTATTTCCGGATTCAACCGGGCGTGTTCGGGTTCCTTGGGATCTTCGTGGCTTTGTCCTCCATCATCGGGGCGATGATATCCCGCCGTATGTTAGCCCGATATTCGGCCGTTCACATCATTCTGCTCGGCTGTCTTGTCACAACGGCAGGCGCCGCATGTCTTACAGCACTCGTGCTGTGGGGCATTAGCCCTTCCGTGATCGATATGGTGCTTATGATTGCTTGTATTTTCATTCTCTTGTTGGGGATTGGCATGGCGATTCCGAACTGTTTGAGCCTGGCATTGGTTCAATACGGCGACGTATCAGGTACGGCAGGCGCGATTTTTGGACTAGCCTATTATTTGCTGGTTAGTCTGATTACGAGCGGTATGAGTTATCTACACAGTGGCTCTTTGATGGTGATGCCCGTGTACTTTCTAGTACTTGCCGTTGGCATGGTGCTCGTGAGCAAGCGGATTGGTCGCCATGAAATTAGGTAA
- a CDS encoding L,D-transpeptidase family protein has protein sequence MIIILFSYATHRNRAVAEPSLPIVAEQGIYSIDIYPERHKMVVRTKDKIVKTYTVAVGNPTTPTPVGEYQIIYKGKNWGPSFGPRWLGLNVPWGAYGIHGTNRPDSIGSHRSHGCIRMRNYDVLELYELIPLGSKVTIYGHVLGDSNHEPRRLAEGDVGGDVQLVQSRLKSAGYFRGTSNGKFRSDTTLAVKHFQRDHDMQQDGVITAEVYEKLGLLE, from the coding sequence ATGATCATAATATTGTTCTCCTATGCAACACATCGAAATCGAGCGGTGGCAGAACCTTCGTTGCCTATTGTAGCGGAACAAGGAATCTATTCCATTGACATCTATCCCGAGCGCCACAAAATGGTCGTACGAACCAAAGACAAAATCGTGAAGACCTATACTGTCGCTGTCGGCAATCCAACAACGCCAACCCCTGTTGGAGAATACCAAATTATATACAAAGGGAAGAACTGGGGGCCTTCCTTCGGTCCTCGGTGGCTTGGATTAAATGTTCCTTGGGGTGCTTACGGTATTCATGGGACCAACCGGCCGGACTCCATCGGAAGTCATCGCAGCCATGGGTGCATTCGGATGCGTAATTATGATGTACTTGAATTATATGAGCTGATTCCCCTTGGATCCAAAGTAACCATCTATGGTCATGTTCTTGGAGATAGCAATCATGAACCGAGAAGATTGGCAGAGGGTGATGTAGGGGGCGATGTACAGTTGGTCCAATCACGTTTGAAAAGTGCTGGATATTTTCGAGGCACGAGTAACGGCAAATTTCGTTCAGATACAACGTTAGCCGTAAAACATTTTCAGAGGGATCATGATATGCAACAAGATGGTGTTATTACAGCAGAGGTATATGAGAAGCTTGGCTTGTTGGAATAG
- a CDS encoding glycine zipper domain-containing protein — protein MAPNKEHANNDEDHIGNGEALGTVSGGAMGVVIGSVLGPVGSVVGGIVGAALGNKVGDTVEDGDYTANPTEE, from the coding sequence ATGGCACCAAATAAAGAACATGCAAACAACGATGAAGATCACATTGGTAATGGCGAAGCATTGGGGACTGTAAGCGGCGGTGCAATGGGTGTTGTCATCGGTTCTGTGCTAGGTCCCGTTGGTTCCGTGGTAGGCGGTATTGTTGGTGCGGCTTTGGGCAACAAAGTTGGTGATACCGTTGAGGATGGCGACTACACGGCGAACCCTACAGAAGAATAA
- a CDS encoding ABC transporter substrate-binding protein, whose translation MVRTKSRLGFIFACTILVSTVLSGCGSSSDEKIDSASKGGATVTLKMIESLTSPERTETLKKMLAVFEQQNPGIKVELISPPLQNADTKIATMLSAKEDLDVLEVRDITAKQFVTNKFIEDLKPYTSKWDDYKTLNDSAKMSAEYIDNTPYYIPYGLYQKVLFYRKDWFDEKGMTPPATWQEVYEKGKALTDPAKNRYGYAYRGGAGGDNYTLMITQAFNADQINPDDSMFLKDGKTIFSTPEAKQAMDLFTKIYNEASPKDSLNWAFSETVESFVSGVTAMLINDPDVIAVTKEKMKEGTWATAPIPLGPTGKAPRFVGAAGWGMTSYSTHKEEAWKLISFLSNPEQNLVFSKAVGLIPIHTTAAEDEFFKKGAYQPFIEMNNKPDAYFMMRDATDYQGYGESKKIAVEDNQALILKQRSTEDVLKNWDTYWTTQKANQKK comes from the coding sequence ATGGTTCGTACAAAGAGTAGGTTGGGGTTCATTTTTGCATGCACGATACTGGTCTCTACGGTTTTATCCGGGTGTGGTTCATCTTCTGACGAGAAGATTGACAGCGCTTCCAAAGGAGGAGCGACGGTTACACTTAAGATGATCGAGAGTTTGACCAGTCCGGAGCGAACAGAAACGCTGAAGAAAATGCTGGCTGTATTCGAACAACAGAATCCGGGGATCAAGGTTGAGCTCATCTCGCCGCCGCTGCAGAATGCAGATACGAAAATCGCGACGATGCTCAGCGCCAAAGAAGATTTGGATGTGCTCGAAGTTCGCGATATTACAGCGAAGCAATTTGTAACGAATAAATTCATTGAAGATCTGAAGCCTTATACGAGCAAGTGGGACGACTACAAGACGCTGAATGACAGTGCGAAGATGTCAGCGGAGTACATCGACAATACGCCATATTACATTCCTTATGGCCTGTATCAGAAAGTATTGTTCTACCGTAAAGATTGGTTCGATGAGAAAGGCATGACCCCTCCGGCAACCTGGCAGGAAGTCTATGAGAAGGGGAAAGCCCTCACAGACCCGGCGAAAAATCGCTATGGCTATGCTTACCGCGGCGGCGCGGGTGGCGATAACTACACGTTAATGATCACACAGGCATTCAATGCGGATCAGATCAACCCCGATGATTCGATGTTCTTGAAGGACGGCAAGACGATCTTCTCGACGCCAGAAGCGAAGCAAGCGATGGACTTGTTCACGAAGATTTATAACGAAGCATCACCGAAGGATTCACTCAACTGGGCGTTCTCCGAGACGGTGGAGAGCTTCGTATCCGGCGTTACGGCGATGCTTATCAACGACCCGGATGTCATTGCGGTGACCAAGGAGAAGATGAAGGAAGGCACATGGGCAACAGCGCCGATCCCGCTTGGTCCTACCGGCAAAGCCCCTCGTTTCGTCGGCGCGGCTGGTTGGGGAATGACCTCTTATAGCACACATAAGGAAGAAGCATGGAAGCTTATCTCATTCTTGTCGAATCCTGAGCAGAACTTGGTGTTCTCCAAAGCTGTCGGCTTGATTCCGATCCATACGACGGCAGCGGAAGACGAATTCTTCAAGAAGGGCGCGTATCAGCCATTTATCGAAATGAACAACAAACCGGATGCCTACTTCATGATGAGAGACGCAACGGATTATCAAGGTTATGGCGAATCGAAGAAAATTGCCGTGGAAGATAATCAGGCGCTGATCTTGAAGCAGCGGTCGACGGAAGATGTGCTTAAGAACTGGGATACGTATTGGACAACGCAAAAAGCAAACCAGAAAAAATAG